Within Takifugu rubripes chromosome 20, fTakRub1.2, whole genome shotgun sequence, the genomic segment CAGTCACTGAACAGCTACTTTCAATAGGAATTATCTGTTCAATGTGTCACACTGTGCACATTTCATCGTCCTCCGCGAGCCATCCTTGCATGAAATTACTCACATTATTTGAAATAGTGTTTATGTTTCCAACATAACCCGACTTACTCTGTACAAGGGAAATGCCAGCGTCTGGCACAAGCTGCTGAAGGTTGGGGACTTCACACGATTGATGGAGAGCCACGAGGCAGGAATACGCTGCATTCTTTAGCGGGGAGAAAAACACACTTCTGAATATCTGATCAGCAGTTGTTACCACTTTGTTAAATACAggatttaaatgtatttttttgacATGTATGCAATGATTTCATATCTATAAAATGTCTGTCCATGTGTTTACTAAAACATGTGTTTGCTGAACTTGGTCTTACCCTTCTACAGTCCTGCGGTCCAGAGACGGAAGTGAAACCGTTCCAAACCTTTTGACCTCCTTAGAAATAGAATTCCTTAGATTGTTGGCAGCAGTGGTGATATTTTCAAACTGTGGCACTAATGTGCCCTGGACAAATTCCTGTAACTAAAACACGACAGAGGAATGAATGTGCTACATGCTTTAATGCATTTTTGTTCCAAACCATTTTAATTATACCGCAGAATTTAGCAAATTATACATTAAACTATTCTCACCTCTGCATGCAGACATTTTAGTTCTGTTTTGGCCACAGAGTTCCCTTTAATCAGTCCTCTGATGTGCTCCTGTCTAACAgcctgaggagaaaaaagaaatatcaaGAATTATGGTAGCATATCACCTGAAAAATTAGTACAATTTATACATAATTTGGGGGAAAAGGTTCACTTTTTCCCAAAGACAAGTAAGGCACAaacttctgtttgttttcctcaatAGTTGGGTCATGAATGGTCTTGAGATGCTCTCACCACTAATTCTCTAAAGGCAAGAATGCGCTGCTGCTGATTTTGGAGGTTACGAAGAGCCTCTTGCCGGCTTCTCGCACGCTGGTTAACTTGGATACACCACTCTCTGATATAATCCCTGGCTGCTGCCTTCATCACACACTGTAGCTCCACAGAAGAcctgaaacacatttaaaacacctgtgagtttttaaaaatacatctgTGATTTTAGCCCCCAGTGTTCTGTTTACAAGAATTGAAATCCAGATTCAAACTGAGAaaaaggggtaaaaaaaaaaactgtcaacCGTAACTTACAGTGCCAACGTATCATTGTGTAGATCTTCTATAGCACCAGACACCTCCAGGTTGGCCTCTTTCCTCAGCatctgcagctggtgctggagctgctggacactgGAGCGAGTCTGGGACAGTTCCACTAAACTCTGTTCCACTTCTTCCCAAGCAGCCTGGAAGAACCAATGGGCAATTCAAAGGGCAGATATAGAAAATCCCAATATATTCTTTGTGAACTAAGAACCTTTTGAGTGTTTAGCACCTGTAAAAGGGTTTTAACTGATGGCAAGTCATTGTCCTCATCCGCTGACATGTCTAGGAGATGATTACTTTCATAGCAaaacctgtaacacacacacacacacacacatatatacatatatatataatgggGGCTTTGTTGTCCTACAGACAGGGGAAATCATTCAACAACTTTTCAAGTTTACCGCAGAGCCTTCACATCTTGTGTCACATCCAGAGAGGCAACTTTTTCCTCCAGTTCCTTCTTCTCTCTGGAAGCTAAATATTCCAATGCTGAGAGGACGTGGTTTGGAGGATAACAATTCAGAAGATCCTGATCACAAGACAAGTAAAGTCCAATAAAAGTTACAATCAGCGGTAGATTTACAAGTATCAGAATATTTAATTTGGTTTAACCAAACCGACCTCTACAGCACTAAGCCAGGCCTGAAACACAGCAGCCCTTTGTTCACGAGTCAtgctgaaagaagaaaacatgcaaTTGATACAAAACAGAGGGTTGTGGATTTGTGGAAGACTGTTTTAGTTATCTTTAAACATTTCATCCATTGTAATACTCACAGTTTCGCTGCTGGGTGTGCAGATTTTAATTCACTCTCCTGAAGAGACTGATAGAAGTGAACCCTTTGGTCACACAGCTCTCTTACATCATGCTAAAACAGGAAAGATTGTCAGTTTATATAACAATCATTAGTCTACATTAATGATTTCATGACAGGTTTTCAGAGCACAAGTGACACATTAATCACATTCAGAATAGTATTATGACCTAAATAACATTAGGAACACTCACTGGCAACAGACTGTGAAATATGGCAGAGTTAGAGTCCTTAAAAATTGTGGAAATGTGCATGAATGACCATAATTCCCACAAAATGAGTACCAGGTTTTCTTAAACCACCTAAATTAGAAGGTGAAAATGTGCAGCAAGATCCACCTTGTTGTAAATGATTTTATTACCACTGTCAAGTATAGAGGCAAAAGTATCAGCCAATAAGAAATGACTACCGTAGTTGGTGTAGCTGACCCAACATTCATGACCAATGCATCCAGTACTTACCAGAACTTGTGCCTCTGCTGCAGATTTGGAGTTGAGGGTGTCTCCCTCACTGCAGCTTGAAGACTTATCAAACAGAACTTCAATCTCTGCTTTTCTGCAATATTAACATTTTCATTACTTATATTACTTActatataataacaataactcTTGTGATTCCCATTTTTTGCCTTACTTGGCCATTTGTTCCAATGCCTGGCAATGTTCTTCAATTTTACTAGCATCATCACGCAGCAATTTTTGTCCCATGATACAGCGCTGTCTGAAAGCTTGCAGGACCAGCTCTCTGCGGTGGCTGTCTTCCACCTGGGCCCAGGTTTGATCGATAGACTGCTCtgttaaaaagacaaaacactgTTGGgtataaaagaaaatcatttcaaATACAGACAAACGCAAACAGGACTTGAAGAAATTATTTGTCCTCCTTAAAAGAGCCTAACCTTGAGTAGCCAACTGCTCTTCGGTTCCACTTATTTGAGAGTCCAGGAGACTGATCTCAGCTCTCAGCTGCTCCATCTTTCTTTGAAGCTCTCTTTTCTTAGCAGTTGCACTCTGGTCTTCAGCCTGCTTAAACTGTTTTAGGTAAttcaacacacatttacactcCTTTCATAAACACTTGTCTAGTACAACTATGTGTTATTACAGTGGCATTAACCTTCAGTCatgtcaaatgaaaatgaatgacaATAAGTAAAAGCAAACTGCGACCTACCTCTTTGTCTTGAAGAAGTTTATACCTTAAAGATCACGTTAAAGAAATCCCTTGGCATTTTAAAACATACAACAGTTTACTTTGTTATTAAAACCTTGGCATTAAATATGAGAGCTGCTGTACATTTTAAAGATGCCAAATCTTACACTGACTTAAAATAAACATGTAACAGTTTGGGTAcctgaacatttaaaaaaacaaaatgttacCAAGAAGACAGGAAGGTCTTATTTTTGTGGGATTGATCAAAAAGGATACCACTTCAAATTTCCACGCATAATCCTCACATTCCTGGGGAAAAAGAAAGTGGAGGGTACAAGCTGTAATCATTCCCCCATAAAAGATAAAACAAATACGGATACATAGTGAGAATGTGAAGACTTACCTCTGCTGAAAAACATGGTGAATCAAATATTTCCATATAGACTTTCCGGTCCCCACACAGAGACTAGAAAACAAACCAGAGGCCATATCTGCACACATCTTGTCAGTGAAAAGTACTGCAAAAATGTCGATTCGTATACTCACGTTTTAAAATAGCCGTCATtgggcaaactgtccggcggaAGACTGAACTCTTCTTTCGCCCATCTTTTCACCTCCTGCACAAGATTCCTCTCTGCCATCCTGTCAGCATAAACAAACAACGATTTATTGTTGGGAAAACTGCTTCCTATAACGATTTTAGACATAGTTAAACTAACTTTGAGCTTGTGGGAGTTGCGTCCTGCACAACGAAATTCACACGgctgctttgttttgcttttctttaatCCGGAAAAATTTGTATTTCAATCTCCCGCTCGGTCACATTACTTCCGGTTACCGCTGCTTCACCAGCTGCGACAGCGCCACTAATGGCCCTAGTGGTTGTCATAATGAATGTCAACCaatctttctctcttttataACAAAAACAGTTGGTGAGGCATGGGCGTAAATCGTATGGGTTTATGCAGGCACGTTTTAGaatacattttaatattatATCATGATTTTATTCaccttttcttttacatttacgCTACAGCGTGATATATCCCAGGTTTTTACAAGCATATGTTTTTAATATTAAAGTATCTTATAACAAAGTGTGAGCAACAAGCCTACACGGCTCACTTCATAATGTTCTAATTCACGGTTAGTTTTAAGGCTGTATACTCTCACTTTATTATTCCGTTTTTTTGAGTGatcttttggtttgttttgcaaCGCAGTTCGTCTCTTTCACCACTTGGCGGCGCGCGTTCTCTTCACTCAAGTCAACGAAGAAGAATTCTTCTTCGCTTCATGTTTTTTTAGCGGTGGTGGAGCGCCACAGCACAATCAGAGTGAATAAACAGACTCTTGGGggggaaacattaaaaaatactCATTTGGTAAACTAGAATAAATTTGGAGCCCGTGTCTCTTTTTGCGACACTTTTATATCAGTTGAAAATTATAAGGATTCGCTGTTGAACAAGATACCTAAACAGACCGTAGGGGGCGTGATAGCATTAATGTTCTCAGGTCATGCAGCAGTTGAAGCCATGACAAATAGGCCAATAGTGGTTACAAAGCAAgtccttttgttgtttgtttggtttgtttaaaaaaaatcttacaaAGTATGACAAATTGAAAGTTCTTTTGATTTAAAGTAGTTGAGTAACAATAAAGCAAGttatttaattcaaattttAGATTTATAATTTAAGATGTGTAGCCTTTACATTCCTTAtttgctttattattattgtgtaaCACGTTGCTCAGTGGGTGGGTGTTTTCTCCACCAGAGATTAAAAATTCACAGAAACATTTGTGGTTCTGTGAAGCGAGTTGTGATGCAATATTTGATAATCTAATCATACACAAAGCACAGCTTTGCTTCAGTAGAGTTAGGATTTATTTTAGTAGTTTTATAGCTTACCTTTTAAAATTGGctgtattttttaattaaaaatgtgttttacttataaaacatacattttcgttcttgttt encodes:
- the haus5 gene encoding HAUS augmin-like complex subunit 5 codes for the protein MAERNLVQEVKRWAKEEFSLPPDSLPNDGYFKTLCVGTGKSIWKYLIHHVFQQRNVRIMRGNLKWYKLLQDKEFKQAEDQSATAKKRELQRKMEQLRAEISLLDSQISGTEEQLATQEQSIDQTWAQVEDSHRRELVLQAFRQRCIMGQKLLRDDASKIEEHCQALEQMAKKAEIEVLFDKSSSCSEGDTLNSKSAAEAQVLHDVRELCDQRVHFYQSLQESELKSAHPAAKLMTREQRAAVFQAWLSAVEDLLNCYPPNHVLSALEYLASREKKELEEKVASLDVTQDVKALRFCYESNHLLDMSADEDNDLPSVKTLLQAAWEEVEQSLVELSQTRSSVQQLQHQLQMLRKEANLEVSGAIEDLHNDTLALSSVELQCVMKAAARDYIREWCIQVNQRARSRQEALRNLQNQQQRILAFRELVAVRQEHIRGLIKGNSVAKTELKCLHAELQEFVQGTLVPQFENITTAANNLRNSISKEVKRFGTVSLPSLDRRTVEGMQRIPASWLSINRVKSPTFSSLCQTLAFPLYRAPEELCAHARSLQLDWRFLHQILKLYSAVLQETQNEAELLPASDQKALLSRVQEEDQKLLKALIPRVRSLAQHCDKGLSYGVQVKTAISYWWEKPAQHVLPEVSKGGLTYQQWLQRWRLAAKAS